One region of Deinococcus aerolatus genomic DNA includes:
- a CDS encoding SDR family NAD(P)-dependent oxidoreductase: protein MTQQNGTLAGKVALVTGASSGIGEATALALAEHGAAVALVARRRDRLDELAGRIKGMGGKVAVIVSDLAQAGQGADVVGQAVGALGRLDIVVNNAGVMLLGPVAGGDPSDLTRMMDLNVTALMHLSQAALETMKPQKSGHIVNISSVSGRGASSLSAGYSASKWAVGGFSEGLRQEAKQDRIRVTVIEPGVVATELTDHITHTQTKDMYEGRIKDMEMLQSEDIAAAVIYAVTQPERVNVNELLIRPLDQG, encoded by the coding sequence GGCCCTCGTGACCGGCGCAAGCAGCGGCATCGGCGAGGCGACGGCCCTGGCGCTGGCCGAACACGGCGCAGCGGTGGCGCTGGTGGCGCGGCGCAGGGACCGTCTGGACGAACTGGCGGGCAGGATCAAGGGCATGGGCGGCAAGGTGGCCGTGATTGTGTCCGATCTGGCGCAGGCCGGCCAGGGGGCGGACGTGGTAGGGCAGGCGGTAGGCGCCCTGGGCCGTCTGGACATCGTGGTGAACAACGCGGGCGTGATGCTGCTGGGCCCAGTGGCGGGCGGCGATCCCAGTGACCTCACGCGCATGATGGACCTGAACGTCACCGCGCTGATGCACCTCTCGCAAGCCGCGCTGGAAACCATGAAGCCGCAGAAGAGCGGTCATATCGTCAACATCTCCTCGGTGTCGGGGCGCGGGGCCAGTTCGCTGAGCGCCGGGTACAGCGCCAGCAAATGGGCAGTGGGCGGTTTCAGCGAGGGCCTGCGCCAGGAGGCCAAACAGGACCGGATTCGCGTGACCGTCATCGAACCCGGCGTCGTCGCCACCGAACTGACCGATCACATCACCCACACCCAGACCAAGGACATGTACGAGGGCCGCATCAAGGACATGGAGATGCTGCAATCAGAGGACATCGCCGCCGCCGTGATCTACGCCGTGACCCAGCCGGAGCGCGTGAACGTGAACGAGTTGCTGATCCGGCCTCTCGATCAGGGCTAA